A genome region from Methanobacterium bryantii includes the following:
- a CDS encoding argininosuccinate synthase codes for MKKVVLAFSGGLDTSVCIKLLEEKYNMEVVTACVDVGQPEDEIERPASAADKIGVSKHYTIDAKDEFAEDFIFKAIKANALYEGYPLSTALARPLIAMKIVELAKKEGADAIAHGCTGKGNDQFRFEAMIRSKSNMDIIAPIRDLNLTRTEEVEYAKDHGIPLASDKLYSIDENIWGRSIEGDILEDPMVETPEEAFNWTNSTEDAPDEAQILEIKFENGVPVALDNEEMKPLDIIGKCNEIAGKHGVGRIDIIEDRIIGLKSRENYEVPGAILLITAHKALEQLTLTRSELKFAAYISEMYSELVYDGLWHDPLREDLDSAVDKMQGRVTGTVRVKLHKGNLRILGRESPYSIYSEEAVSFEDKGIDQREMTGMVKNYGMQAATYNKICKKD; via the coding sequence ATGAAAAAAGTTGTTCTCGCATTCAGTGGAGGTCTAGATACATCAGTGTGCATCAAGTTACTTGAAGAAAAATATAACATGGAAGTTGTAACAGCATGCGTAGATGTAGGACAGCCCGAAGATGAAATAGAAAGACCAGCGTCAGCTGCAGATAAAATAGGCGTTTCAAAACATTATACCATAGATGCAAAGGATGAATTTGCAGAAGATTTTATATTCAAAGCAATTAAAGCTAATGCATTATATGAAGGATACCCATTAAGTACTGCACTTGCAAGGCCGTTAATAGCAATGAAAATCGTAGAACTTGCTAAAAAAGAAGGTGCAGATGCAATAGCTCATGGATGTACTGGTAAAGGTAACGACCAGTTTAGATTTGAAGCTATGATCAGATCTAAATCCAATATGGATATAATTGCCCCAATAAGGGATTTAAACCTTACAAGAACTGAAGAAGTAGAATATGCAAAGGACCATGGTATTCCTCTTGCTTCTGACAAGCTTTACAGTATCGACGAAAACATATGGGGAAGATCTATAGAGGGAGATATCCTCGAAGACCCGATGGTTGAAACACCAGAAGAAGCATTCAACTGGACAAATTCAACTGAAGACGCGCCAGATGAAGCACAGATCCTGGAAATTAAATTTGAAAATGGGGTTCCTGTAGCTTTAGACAATGAAGAAATGAAACCTCTGGATATAATTGGAAAATGCAACGAAATTGCAGGTAAGCACGGTGTTGGTAGAATTGATATCATTGAGGACAGAATAATAGGACTCAAATCAAGGGAAAATTACGAAGTACCTGGAGCAATTTTACTTATAACTGCTCACAAAGCATTAGAACAGCTCACGCTCACAAGAAGCGAGCTTAAATTTGCTGCATACATTTCAGAAATGTATTCCGAGCTTGTATACGATGGACTATGGCATGATCCTCTAAGGGAAGACCTGGACAGTGCAGTTGATAAAATGCAGGGAAGGGTAACTGGAACTGTAAGAGTGAAACTCCACAAAGGAAACCTGAGGATACTTGGAAGGGAATCTCCTTACAGTATTTACAGTGAAGAAGCTGTTTCCTTTGAAGATAAAGGTATAGACCAGCGTGAAATGACTGGAATGGTCAAAAATTATGGTATGCAGGCTGCAACCTATAATAAAATATGTAAAAAGGACTGA
- a CDS encoding monovalent cation/H(+) antiporter subunit G: MDDIITLIRSAVMIISAILIVLTAIGLLRYKDDKNKILYARVHMLGVADMACILALIVLPNTYYLGIIYLFLTPLASHAIANAYYYGEEKND, encoded by the coding sequence TTGGATGACATAATAACTTTGATAAGATCAGCAGTAATGATAATATCTGCAATCCTCATAGTCCTTACCGCAATCGGACTACTCAGATACAAGGATGATAAAAATAAAATTCTCTATGCAAGAGTGCATATGCTCGGTGTAGCTGATATGGCTTGTATCCTAGCACTAATCGTGCTTCCCAATACGTACTATTTAGGTATTATATACCTTTTCCTTACACCACTCGCATCTCATGCTATAGCTAATGCTTATTATTATGGAGAGGAAAAAAATGATTGA
- a CDS encoding 3H domain-containing protein has protein sequence MPIISYSILIYALVALMALFIYGIIGSMYIMNLDIINSLYYTVITIATVGYGDIIPITPVQKLFTITLVLGGVGLVAYVFTLALTVISMAVEEVTSGSRQRRRIAAAKNHFILCGYGRVGSAVFKQLQRRNQEAIIIERNRNIIEKELWEEPEILAIPGDATDEDILKSAGIKKARGIIIATGEDVDNLFITLTARELHPEIWIVARASKSENIKRLYRSGADKVISPETSGGEDIYFAAIQPTLMKITMMHGVSNIKKEAEIILRYGATLENIEYHLPEFKEPLVRKIEISQMDELNKFMDSLERDPARKSSLQRVYESVSGIHSHWISGQDRESLDRIVGELKKEGLLLGVNLNDDEIKEAARKHGRIVEVIVKPEIKITESHAVGDIRKEAEIILKHGCTMEDIEYYLPGFHESLHRNIGLSRIEDMDNFLKSLNEDSKKMESLERLYSLSGGGIHSHRITGPDTKSLANVENELKAKGFLLGVNLSKEEIETKIREFGRVVELLLRHEVTNLDDKKIIMGLKGRILDSKHYLPGVRQIVTRNLYISSEEDVKNCEDELKRPDARRSVESLYKISRQIHSHTVAAPDVKTIKKIEKALDNKGILLGVNLPEEKIWEIVESQPDDDE, from the coding sequence ATGCCTATTATTTCGTATTCTATATTGATTTATGCTTTAGTTGCATTAATGGCGCTGTTTATTTATGGTATAATTGGATCCATGTATATAATGAATTTAGATATAATTAATTCTTTATATTATACTGTTATAACGATAGCAACTGTTGGTTATGGGGATATTATCCCAATTACTCCTGTTCAAAAACTTTTTACAATAACACTGGTTTTAGGAGGAGTTGGTTTAGTTGCTTATGTATTTACTTTAGCATTAACGGTGATTTCAATGGCTGTAGAAGAAGTTACTTCTGGTTCCAGGCAAAGAAGGAGGATAGCCGCTGCTAAAAATCATTTTATACTTTGTGGATATGGTAGAGTTGGCAGCGCGGTCTTTAAACAGCTTCAAAGAAGGAACCAGGAAGCAATAATAATTGAGAGAAATAGGAATATTATAGAAAAAGAATTATGGGAAGAACCAGAGATTCTTGCAATTCCTGGAGATGCAACAGATGAAGACATCCTTAAATCAGCAGGGATAAAAAAAGCAAGAGGTATTATAATAGCCACAGGTGAAGATGTTGATAACCTATTCATAACTCTAACTGCAAGGGAACTGCATCCTGAGATATGGATAGTTGCAAGGGCAAGTAAAAGCGAAAATATCAAAAGACTTTACAGATCTGGTGCAGATAAAGTTATATCACCTGAAACAAGCGGTGGGGAAGATATTTATTTCGCTGCTATCCAGCCGACCCTCATGAAAATTACCATGATGCATGGTGTTTCAAATATCAAAAAAGAAGCCGAAATAATACTGAGATATGGAGCTACCCTGGAAAATATAGAATATCATCTACCTGAGTTTAAGGAACCCCTTGTAAGGAAAATTGAGATTTCTCAAATGGACGAATTAAATAAGTTTATGGATAGTTTAGAGCGTGATCCCGCAAGAAAAAGCTCACTGCAAAGGGTATATGAATCGGTAAGTGGAATTCATTCACATTGGATTTCAGGGCAGGACAGGGAAAGTTTGGATAGGATTGTAGGAGAACTTAAAAAAGAAGGTTTACTTTTAGGAGTTAATTTAAACGACGATGAGATAAAAGAAGCTGCAAGAAAACATGGAAGAATTGTGGAAGTCATTGTAAAACCTGAAATTAAAATTACAGAATCTCATGCTGTTGGTGATATACGCAAAGAAGCTGAAATAATCTTAAAACACGGCTGTACAATGGAAGATATCGAATATTATTTGCCGGGATTCCATGAATCACTCCATAGAAACATCGGATTATCCCGAATTGAAGACATGGATAACTTTTTAAAAAGTCTAAATGAGGATTCAAAAAAGATGGAATCATTAGAAAGGCTATATTCTCTTTCAGGTGGGGGAATTCATTCCCATAGAATTACAGGGCCTGATACTAAGAGCCTGGCAAATGTTGAAAATGAGTTGAAAGCTAAAGGGTTCCTTTTAGGCGTTAATTTATCTAAAGAAGAAATAGAAACTAAAATTCGGGAATTTGGTAGGGTTGTAGAACTGCTTCTTCGACATGAAGTAACTAATCTCGATGATAAAAAGATAATAATGGGGCTTAAAGGCAGAATTTTAGATTCAAAGCATTACCTTCCTGGAGTTAGGCAAATTGTAACCAGAAATCTGTACATTAGCTCAGAAGAAGATGTTAAAAACTGTGAAGATGAACTTAAAAGGCCGGACGCAAGAAGGTCTGTTGAGTCATTATATAAAATATCACGGCAGATACATTCTCATACAGTGGCTGCACCAGACGTCAAGACCATTAAGAAAATTGAAAAAGCCCTTGATAATAAAGGCATACTTTTAGGAGTCAATTTGCCTGAAGAGAAAATATGGGAAATTGTTGAAAGTCAACCTGATGATGATGAATAA
- the fhcD gene encoding formylmethanofuran--tetrahydromethanopterin N-formyltransferase: MEINGVEIEDTFAEAFGIQVSRILVTAATKKLAKIAATEATGYGTSVIGCPAEAGIDCYVPPEETPDGRPGYMIMICNMSKKKLDHELLERVGMCLLTAATTAAFDALDDADEKLNVGFKLKFFGDGFEKELNIDGRTVYSVPIMSGDFLVEGEFGIKSGIAGGNFFIMGDSQSSALIAAEAAVDAIGAVEGAITPFPGGVVASGSKVGSNKYKFLDASTNEKMCVTLKDEVEESDIPADVNGVYEIVIDGVSEEAVKEAMKVGIEAATKVPGVLKISAGNFGGNLGTCNIKLHEIF; the protein is encoded by the coding sequence ATGGAAATAAACGGAGTAGAAATAGAAGATACTTTTGCTGAAGCATTTGGAATACAGGTTTCACGCATACTTGTAACTGCAGCTACCAAAAAGCTGGCTAAAATAGCAGCGACAGAAGCAACCGGTTACGGAACATCAGTTATCGGTTGTCCTGCAGAGGCAGGAATAGACTGCTATGTCCCGCCAGAAGAAACCCCTGACGGAAGACCAGGTTACATGATCATGATCTGTAACATGAGCAAGAAAAAACTCGATCATGAGTTATTAGAACGTGTGGGAATGTGTTTACTAACCGCTGCAACAACAGCAGCATTCGATGCTCTTGATGATGCTGACGAGAAACTAAACGTAGGATTCAAACTGAAATTCTTCGGAGACGGTTTCGAAAAAGAATTAAACATAGATGGAAGAACTGTCTACTCAGTTCCTATAATGTCCGGAGACTTCTTAGTTGAAGGTGAATTCGGAATCAAATCAGGAATTGCTGGAGGAAACTTCTTCATAATGGGAGACAGCCAATCATCAGCATTAATAGCAGCAGAAGCAGCAGTAGATGCAATTGGAGCAGTTGAAGGTGCAATAACTCCATTCCCCGGCGGAGTAGTAGCTTCAGGTTCTAAAGTCGGATCAAACAAATATAAATTCTTAGATGCTTCCACCAACGAAAAAATGTGTGTAACATTAAAAGACGAAGTTGAAGAAAGCGACATCCCAGCTGACGTAAACGGAGTATACGAAATCGTTATTGATGGTGTAAGCGAAGAAGCTGTTAAAGAAGCAATGAAAGTCGGAATCGAAGCAGCAACCAAAGTCCCAGGTGTCTTAAAAATAAGCGCTGGAAACTTCGGCGGAAACCTCGGTACATGCAACATCAAGCTTCACGAAATTTTCTAA
- a CDS encoding metal-dependent hydrolase: MPSYKKHAIFSLIIALPFVHDIFYLSLALIGASMIDMDHHIRKNDLILLAVLGILLTFSLYILKLPLIGISLIIMAFIFYLSKHRGFVHSIWGVMTLSFLLAFSIIGIYTLLHGFNIDEKISLIVISVILGIIALNKKFLLPFFILVPAGIIITENTDLNMLYVFLAILIGSLSHILLDLFTPSGIRLLNPASSKKFKKRSGAVLFILWAFLAFIYVFKLNSTVF; encoded by the coding sequence ATGCCGTCTTACAAAAAACACGCCATATTCTCTTTAATAATAGCATTACCTTTCGTTCACGATATCTTCTATCTTTCACTTGCATTGATTGGAGCATCAATGATAGACATGGACCACCACATACGAAAGAATGACCTGATTCTTCTAGCCGTATTAGGGATTTTATTAACGTTTTCACTTTATATTTTAAAATTACCGTTAATAGGAATTTCGTTAATTATAATGGCATTTATATTTTATTTATCAAAACATAGAGGTTTTGTACATTCCATATGGGGAGTAATGACTTTATCATTTTTACTTGCTTTTTCCATCATTGGAATTTACACATTACTTCATGGGTTTAATATCGATGAAAAAATCAGCCTAATTGTAATTTCGGTCATTTTAGGAATTATAGCTTTAAATAAGAAATTTTTACTTCCATTTTTTATCCTTGTACCTGCCGGAATTATAATAACAGAAAATACGGATCTAAATATGCTTTACGTTTTTTTAGCCATATTAATTGGATCTTTAAGCCACATATTACTTGATCTTTTCACCCCCAGCGGAATACGTTTATTAAACCCAGCATCATCTAAAAAATTTAAAAAACGTTCTGGAGCAGTTTTATTCATATTATGGGCATTTTTAGCGTTTATCTACGTTTTTAAGTTGAACAGTACAGTATTTTGA
- a CDS encoding succinylglutamate desuccinylase/aspartoacylase domain-containing protein — protein MAIKNITTISNETKGEIEKNIHLMEHVPESEIIADLVYTAKSGTPLLKIGRGFPKVMITAGIHGNELPPQVAAVRLIGELSNQDLNGTVYIIPFAVPHATMENSRRFKGVDMNRAASKGGFISNNILNAIKDLKISAAGDFHSTKPGSNPGVESVFCSKSPCYKSYLIAKYITESTYSKIICHKEAGALYNGALEDECNLEGVPAVTCEVVSQNGLITNEGHERSYLQMISYLKYFDII, from the coding sequence ATGGCTATCAAAAATATAACTACAATATCCAATGAAACTAAGGGAGAAATTGAAAAAAATATTCACTTAATGGAACATGTTCCTGAAAGTGAAATCATAGCCGACTTAGTTTACACAGCAAAATCTGGAACTCCCCTTTTAAAAATAGGCCGTGGATTTCCAAAAGTGATGATAACTGCAGGAATACATGGAAATGAACTCCCCCCACAGGTAGCTGCAGTCAGACTCATAGGAGAATTATCAAATCAAGATCTAAATGGAACAGTCTATATAATACCTTTTGCGGTACCCCATGCCACTATGGAAAATTCAAGGAGATTTAAAGGAGTAGACATGAATAGAGCGGCCTCAAAAGGAGGTTTTATATCCAATAACATATTAAATGCCATTAAAGATCTTAAAATAAGTGCTGCAGGTGATTTTCATTCTACCAAGCCGGGAAGTAATCCTGGTGTTGAAAGCGTCTTTTGTTCCAAAAGCCCATGTTATAAAAGTTATTTGATAGCAAAGTACATAACAGAGTCCACTTATTCAAAAATAATATGCCATAAAGAAGCCGGCGCATTATACAATGGAGCACTTGAGGACGAGTGTAACCTCGAAGGAGTCCCAGCTGTGACCTGCGAAGTGGTATCACAAAATGGATTAATAACTAATGAAGGCCATGAAAGGTCTTACCTGCAGATGATATCCTACTTAAAGTATTTTGATATAATTTAA
- a CDS encoding bifunctional ADP-dependent NAD(P)H-hydrate dehydratase/NAD(P)H-hydrate epimerase, producing the protein MTPKDMMAVDSNAEELGISKSALMENAGKSVADHIIDILDPCKIVIFAGTGGNGGDGFVAARHLLNNGYNVELFFIGRSDRIKSHETLQNWTAIQNINSGLNSLKVKTIEDSSTLKKVTAPVIVDALLGTGVKGKLREPVSSAIDIINKSEGIKIAVDVPSGLDPLTGNVQDKAVEADFTLTFHEIKTGLKKAAVRYVGNVILYDIGIPKEAEIFLGKGDLLRLKKRDITSHKGNNGRVLVIGGSRDYSGAPTLAAHAAFKSGVDLVHVACPQSVALPIRSYSPDFIVHTLSEEIIVEEDIDEIVELSKNVDSVVIGCGMGRDAETVTALNEIVGEIKKPMVIDADGLKLLYNDILHEIENEVIVTPHSAEFKVLSGLDVPEGLKDKMEIISKVSNENKCVVLLKGALDTISNGEKTRLNKTGNPGMTVGGTGDCLAGLTGGLLAKGHDAFEAACLGAYINGRAGDMASVKYEYHFTATDMMKYIDDAFR; encoded by the coding sequence ATGACTCCAAAGGATATGATGGCCGTTGATAGTAACGCAGAAGAATTAGGCATTTCTAAGTCTGCACTTATGGAAAATGCAGGTAAATCCGTAGCTGATCACATAATTGACATTCTAGATCCATGTAAAATTGTGATATTTGCAGGTACTGGAGGTAATGGTGGCGACGGATTTGTTGCTGCACGGCATTTACTAAATAACGGTTATAATGTAGAATTATTTTTTATAGGACGCTCTGACAGAATTAAATCCCATGAAACTCTTCAAAACTGGACTGCAATCCAGAATATAAATTCAGGCCTAAATTCTCTTAAAGTAAAAACAATTGAAGATTCATCCACACTTAAAAAAGTCACCGCCCCAGTTATAGTTGATGCACTGCTTGGAACTGGAGTTAAAGGCAAGCTTAGAGAGCCAGTTTCAAGTGCAATTGATATAATAAACAAATCTGAAGGTATCAAAATTGCAGTTGATGTACCAAGTGGATTAGATCCTTTGACAGGGAATGTACAAGATAAAGCTGTAGAAGCTGATTTCACACTTACATTTCATGAAATAAAAACAGGGCTTAAAAAAGCTGCTGTTAGATATGTTGGAAATGTTATCCTGTATGATATAGGCATTCCAAAAGAAGCTGAAATATTTTTAGGCAAAGGAGATCTATTAAGGCTCAAAAAAAGAGACATTACCTCCCATAAAGGTAACAACGGAAGAGTTCTTGTTATAGGCGGCAGTCGAGATTACTCAGGCGCTCCAACACTTGCAGCTCATGCAGCATTCAAGTCGGGAGTAGATTTAGTCCATGTAGCATGTCCTCAAAGCGTAGCACTCCCAATTAGATCATATTCACCAGATTTTATCGTCCATACACTTTCTGAAGAGATCATCGTTGAGGAAGACATTGATGAAATAGTGGAACTCTCAAAAAATGTAGATTCAGTTGTAATTGGCTGCGGCATGGGTCGTGATGCAGAAACTGTGACTGCTTTAAATGAAATAGTAGGGGAAATTAAAAAACCGATGGTAATAGATGCCGATGGTTTAAAATTATTATATAATGATATACTCCATGAAATAGAAAATGAAGTAATAGTTACCCCTCATTCTGCAGAATTTAAAGTTCTTTCCGGATTAGATGTTCCAGAAGGACTTAAAGATAAAATGGAAATTATCTCAAAGGTTTCAAATGAAAATAAATGTGTAGTTCTCCTAAAGGGAGCTCTTGATACCATTTCAAACGGTGAAAAAACAAGGTTAAATAAAACTGGAAATCCCGGAATGACAGTTGGCGGAACTGGAGACTGCCTCGCAGGCCTCACTGGAGGACTACTGGCTAAAGGACATGATGCATTTGAAGCTGCCTGTCTTGGAGCTTACATAAACGGAAGAGCTGGAGACATGGCTTCAGTAAAATATGAATATCATTTTACTGCAACTGACATGATGAAGTACATTGACGATGCATTTAGGTGA
- a CDS encoding DUF4040 domain-containing protein, producing MIDYILMIIAVFGAIIALIQRDLLKAAILTGISGTAIAFLFQYLLAPDVALTQAIVGSAIIPVFIALAVKKTRRMEEE from the coding sequence ATGATTGATTACATATTAATGATTATAGCAGTCTTCGGAGCAATTATAGCTTTAATCCAAAGAGATCTCCTTAAAGCAGCCATATTAACTGGGATTTCAGGAACTGCAATTGCTTTTCTGTTCCAATATTTACTGGCTCCCGATGTAGCATTGACTCAAGCAATTGTAGGTTCAGCTATAATACCCGTATTTATTGCACTCGCAGTTAAGAAAACACGTAGAATGGAGGAAGAATAG
- a CDS encoding pro-sigmaK processing inhibitor BofA family protein, with product MSIELIVLGIIILIVAFAALGILFKIAGLLLKILVHVILGWIVLFLVNILPFVHIPINILTVLIAGFGGIWGVLLLIIAQILGFF from the coding sequence ATGTCTATAGAACTTATAGTACTTGGAATCATAATACTAATTGTTGCATTTGCAGCACTTGGAATTCTGTTTAAAATTGCAGGACTACTGCTTAAAATACTAGTTCATGTAATACTTGGATGGATAGTTCTGTTCCTGGTAAATATACTTCCGTTTGTCCATATCCCTATAAATATACTGACGGTTCTTATTGCAGGGTTTGGAGGAATATGGGGAGTTCTGCTTTTAATAATCGCGCAGATATTAGGATTCTTTTAA
- a CDS encoding cation:proton antiporter subunit C, which produces MVIDTQLASFFTSGALIIIGIFAALFIDNLIKKVIGLAFIADGVNLFIITMGYKAGGIVYIFMPGMVIDQFAQNASYPLPFALVLTSIVIGASTLAVMLGLIIVLYKKYGSINASKILGE; this is translated from the coding sequence ATGGTTATAGATACACAACTTGCATCGTTTTTCACATCAGGAGCACTAATAATAATAGGAATATTTGCCGCTTTATTTATTGATAATTTAATAAAAAAGGTCATAGGGCTAGCCTTTATTGCAGATGGAGTAAATCTATTCATTATCACAATGGGATACAAAGCCGGCGGGATCGTGTATATTTTCATGCCAGGCATGGTAATTGACCAGTTTGCCCAAAATGCATCATATCCACTCCCATTTGCTTTAGTTCTCACCAGTATTGTAATTGGGGCAAGTACACTGGCTGTAATGCTCGGTTTAATAATAGTATTATACAAAAAGTACGGGTCAATAAACGCGTCAAAGATTCTTGGAGAGTAA
- a CDS encoding Na+/H+ antiporter subunit E has protein sequence MNIIFKMFYAIAYFIVLIIEIIKATLDVAGRTLNGKVEPEIIEIETELKRPISQVILANSITLTPGTLSIDVDTENCIIKVATIVSRKKEDVIPFEPYIKGWLE, from the coding sequence ATGAATATCATATTCAAAATGTTTTATGCAATTGCTTATTTCATCGTGCTTATTATAGAGATCATAAAAGCTACTTTAGATGTAGCAGGAAGAACGTTGAATGGTAAAGTCGAACCAGAAATAATAGAAATTGAAACTGAACTTAAAAGGCCAATTTCTCAGGTTATACTTGCAAATAGCATAACTTTAACCCCAGGTACACTTTCAATTGATGTAGACACTGAAAACTGCATTATAAAAGTTGCAACAATCGTTTCAAGAAAAAAAGAGGATGTAATTCCCTTTGAACCATATATTAAAGGGTGGCTAGAGTAA
- a CDS encoding phage minor head protein gives MPYIVCTKCNGYYKLQEWESLDDFKECECGGDLIQVDSLNIPYNTERVKTIVETFKNSEPDEKNTDSNGNHKLSINVDHTDGLTKLLKSKRPSKKGFSVEEQRSIFKEIALIPELYDFEYIGPIDDHTKLQIIKILAKVVNEGKGVIDATNEIKSKTSLNSEDAENISKNEISRIKNLGNWRIHKEKGYKYFKISKSLNTCEKCRKAYDKKIFNINEVKMLPPLHHLCRCNAIFIK, from the coding sequence TTGCCTTATATCGTATGTACTAAATGTAACGGATATTACAAGCTTCAGGAATGGGAATCACTAGATGATTTTAAAGAATGTGAATGTGGAGGCGATTTAATACAGGTTGATTCGTTGAATATACCTTATAACACTGAAAGAGTAAAAACCATCGTTGAAACGTTTAAAAATTCTGAACCTGATGAAAAAAATACTGATTCAAATGGAAATCACAAATTAAGTATTAACGTTGACCACACAGACGGATTAACTAAACTATTAAAAAGTAAAAGACCTTCTAAAAAAGGTTTTTCTGTAGAAGAACAAAGATCCATATTTAAAGAAATTGCATTAATTCCAGAACTGTATGATTTTGAATATATAGGTCCAATCGATGACCATACAAAACTACAGATTATCAAAATACTTGCAAAGGTTGTTAACGAGGGTAAAGGAGTTATAGACGCCACCAATGAAATCAAATCAAAAACATCGCTAAATTCCGAGGATGCTGAAAATATAAGTAAGAATGAGATAAGTAGAATAAAAAATCTTGGAAACTGGCGTATTCATAAAGAAAAAGGATATAAATACTTCAAAATATCTAAATCTCTTAATACATGTGAAAAATGCCGTAAAGCATATGATAAAAAGATATTCAATATAAATGAAGTTAAAATGCTTCCCCCATTACACCACCTGTGCAGATGCAACGCCATATTCATAAAATAA
- a CDS encoding monovalent cation/H+ antiporter complex subunit F, translated as MDILTISEYILMGALAFYALASIRISTRKTISMGIVGLLGLSIAVATLLVLIGQVYGILYCETIALALIILGPIGTIAFSKVIRGW; from the coding sequence ATGGATATACTAACGATATCTGAATACATTTTAATGGGCGCACTTGCATTTTATGCACTTGCATCAATACGAATTTCAACCAGAAAGACCATATCCATGGGTATTGTAGGTCTACTAGGTTTGAGTATTGCCGTAGCAACCTTATTAGTTTTAATCGGACAAGTTTATGGAATATTATATTGTGAGACTATAGCCCTTGCACTGATTATTTTGGGCCCTATAGGCACCATAGCATTTTCAAAGGTTATACGGGGATGGTAA